A genome region from Labilibaculum antarcticum includes the following:
- a CDS encoding response regulator produces MLKLRNLSIGLRLFLGFLFLTLFTVSIGLIALWNSNQHITTIDDIFDHPYTVSNSVQEIETNIISIHRSMKDIVLAKDENEINSEIKSVNAHQEEINRLFTIVTNEFLGDLNDVTAAWNSFKAWKPIRAEVIALAKIGEKDQAAQITKGKGALHIRELNQKIKKMKDFANQKADSFRNATVARGQLLFRIILLILIVSTFLSIYISFKITQSIRRPIKKMNKVSEAIQQGNLNIRNEITANDELNSLAEGINNMTDALRTRVNVQNGVSSISKSIIASIKLRDFAAKLIECMMEVTKSNSANFYILNEDEKRYKSIASIGANKNALQEFPMTNPPGEFAWSIHKKKMQIIDGLQNHPGFEFSTSIGEYAPMEIISFPIIEANKVSAIISLSNLDKFTPESRDILALSSLSINTAFENLISARKTKTLADRLVIINQTLEAQSEELKEQTNELQEQSLELQNQATELNVQNSNLESKSLEVKEANRLKSEFLSNMSHELRTPLNSIMALSRTLIMQAKDKLNEEENSYLEIVERNGKNLLQLINDILDLSKIEAGKMDVYPLQIQLNPILKLLKENIQPLAIQKGIILDFNYSDNLPYFDSDEVRLSQILTNLVSNAIKFTEKGKVVISAFHDKDQIKIEVKDTGIGISNKNLESIFDEFRQIDGSSSRQYEGTGLGLAIVRELVRMLGGEITVRSEVDKGSCFTLTLPLVWHLEKEASPFILYSVPDTKNKLNQLEENLQLSSDAQNYNTSTLNKSRENTRILMIEDNDTAIIQMKQVLKQEGYQVDVAKGGREALEYIKHTIPDGIILDLMMPDVDGFEVLEQIRNKEHTVNIPVVILTAKDLTREDLNRLSANNVQQLIQKGDVNIRALLEKINKMFAQTEERIPFEHRNHTCSKIKLEKDRKAKVLIIEDNPDNMVTIKAILGDKYEIHEAIDGEQGLEMIKSECPHLILLDMALPKIEGLEVVRRIKSDTKTQHIPVIALTAMAMIEDKEAILKAGCDEYVTKPVGHLEILSKIENFFI; encoded by the coding sequence ATGCTAAAACTAAGAAATTTATCCATCGGGCTTCGTCTTTTTTTAGGCTTTCTTTTCCTAACCTTATTCACTGTTAGTATTGGACTAATTGCTCTTTGGAATTCGAATCAACACATAACTACTATTGACGATATTTTTGATCATCCGTACACTGTGAGTAATTCTGTACAGGAAATTGAAACCAATATCATTTCTATTCATCGATCGATGAAAGACATTGTTCTTGCTAAAGATGAAAACGAAATTAATTCCGAAATAAAATCTGTAAATGCACATCAAGAAGAGATAAACAGGCTTTTTACAATAGTTACCAATGAATTTCTTGGCGATTTAAATGATGTAACGGCAGCATGGAATTCATTTAAGGCATGGAAACCTATCCGTGCTGAAGTTATCGCACTGGCAAAAATCGGAGAAAAAGATCAGGCTGCACAAATCACCAAAGGGAAAGGAGCTTTGCACATTCGGGAACTGAACCAGAAAATTAAGAAGATGAAAGACTTTGCAAATCAGAAAGCAGACTCTTTTCGAAACGCAACAGTAGCAAGAGGTCAATTACTATTTCGCATCATCCTATTAATATTGATTGTCAGCACCTTTTTAAGCATTTATATTTCATTCAAAATAACCCAAAGTATAAGGCGCCCTATCAAAAAAATGAATAAGGTTTCGGAAGCCATTCAGCAAGGAAATTTAAACATCCGAAATGAAATTACCGCCAATGATGAACTGAATTCTTTGGCCGAAGGAATTAACAACATGACCGATGCACTTCGTACCCGAGTGAATGTTCAAAATGGTGTTTCGTCTATTAGTAAATCGATAATTGCGTCAATTAAACTTAGAGATTTTGCGGCTAAACTTATCGAATGCATGATGGAGGTAACAAAATCGAATAGTGCTAATTTTTACATTCTTAACGAAGATGAAAAGCGCTATAAAAGTATTGCATCAATAGGAGCAAATAAAAATGCATTACAAGAATTTCCAATGACTAATCCTCCTGGTGAATTTGCTTGGTCAATTCACAAGAAAAAAATGCAAATAATAGATGGGTTGCAAAATCATCCTGGTTTTGAGTTTAGCACCAGTATTGGAGAATACGCCCCTATGGAGATTATTAGCTTCCCCATTATTGAAGCAAACAAAGTATCAGCAATTATTTCCCTTAGTAATCTAGATAAATTCACACCGGAAAGCAGAGATATCCTTGCCTTGTCGAGTCTTAGTATAAACACAGCTTTTGAGAATTTAATTTCGGCCAGAAAAACCAAGACCTTAGCTGATCGTTTAGTCATTATCAATCAAACCCTAGAGGCGCAATCAGAAGAATTAAAAGAGCAGACCAACGAATTACAGGAACAATCACTTGAACTTCAAAATCAGGCAACGGAACTAAATGTGCAAAACTCAAATTTGGAATCAAAATCACTGGAAGTTAAGGAAGCTAATCGTTTGAAAAGCGAATTTCTTTCAAACATGAGTCATGAATTAAGAACTCCTTTGAACTCCATTATGGCGCTTTCCCGAACCTTAATTATGCAAGCAAAAGATAAGCTAAATGAAGAGGAAAATTCATACTTGGAAATTGTAGAAAGAAATGGAAAGAATCTTTTGCAATTAATAAATGACATTTTAGATTTATCGAAAATAGAAGCTGGGAAAATGGATGTATATCCCCTTCAAATTCAACTTAATCCAATTCTGAAACTTCTGAAGGAAAACATCCAGCCTCTTGCTATTCAAAAGGGAATAATACTGGATTTTAATTACTCCGATAATCTACCCTATTTCGACTCTGATGAAGTTCGATTAAGCCAGATACTAACCAATTTAGTAAGCAATGCAATAAAATTCACAGAAAAAGGAAAAGTTGTTATTTCAGCCTTTCATGATAAAGACCAAATCAAAATTGAAGTAAAGGATACCGGCATTGGAATATCAAATAAAAATCTGGAAAGTATTTTTGATGAGTTTAGGCAAATAGATGGCAGTTCTTCGCGCCAATATGAAGGTACTGGTCTTGGATTGGCCATTGTAAGGGAATTAGTGAGAATGCTTGGAGGTGAAATAACGGTTAGAAGTGAAGTTGATAAAGGCTCTTGTTTTACACTCACACTACCTCTTGTTTGGCATTTAGAAAAAGAGGCTTCTCCATTTATTCTCTATTCTGTTCCTGATACAAAAAACAAACTAAATCAGTTAGAAGAAAATTTACAGCTTTCTTCAGACGCTCAAAACTATAATACAAGCACACTAAATAAATCTCGTGAAAACACACGAATATTAATGATTGAAGATAACGATACAGCCATAATTCAAATGAAGCAGGTTCTCAAACAAGAGGGGTATCAGGTAGATGTTGCCAAAGGAGGCCGAGAAGCACTGGAATACATAAAACACACCATTCCCGATGGCATAATTCTTGATTTAATGATGCCTGATGTTGATGGATTTGAAGTATTGGAACAAATTCGAAATAAGGAACATACGGTAAATATCCCAGTTGTTATCTTAACTGCTAAAGATCTCACAAGAGAAGACCTAAATAGACTAAGTGCCAATAATGTACAACAACTAATACAAAAGGGAGACGTTAATATTAGAGCCTTACTTGAGAAAATTAATAAAATGTTTGCTCAAACAGAAGAGAGAATACCTTTCGAACATAGAAACCATACTTGTTCAAAAATAAAACTAGAGAAGGATCGGAAGGCTAAGGTGCTTATCATTGAAGACAATCCGGATAATATGGTTACAATTAAAGCAATATTGGGTGACAAATACGAAATTCATGAAGCAATTGATGGTGAACAGGGACTGGAAATGATTAAATCAGAATGTCCACACTTAATTCTCTTAGACATGGCCTTACCAAAAATAGAAGGACTGGAAGTAGTCCGGAGAATTAAGTCCGATACAAAAACACAACACATTCCTGTTATTGCGTTAACTGCAATGGCAATGATTGAAGACAAAGAAGCAATCCTAAAAGCTGGTTGCGACGAATATGTAACCAAACCTGTTGGGCATTTGGAAATTCTATCTAAAATTGAAAACTTCTTTATTTAA
- a CDS encoding response regulator translates to MRKILAIDDNFDNLIVYRAILKRYYPTCTIITCQSGSEGIETAIQEQPDTILLDIIMPGMDGFEICAKLKEEAKTKHIPIILITAMRGDKKSRIKGLEIGADAFLSKPIEEEELIAQLNVMLRIKDAEDKLREENKELSADIKNKMTELEESKRKMETLLDNLPGFVYSCANDRDWQMKYISEGCKEITGYTSLEFTEQKKINFNQIILPEYRDLLWDKWQETLGRKGVLEEEYPIRNKDGEIHWVWESGRGVFDGDQLISLEGFITDITKQKNAENSRKTSEAKFKKIFEEAPLGIALVNSLDGKFLQINSKYCKIAGYPKEQLSHSDWQSLTHPDDIQKQLDNMAMLNSGEISDFTVEKRLLQSDGSHVWITLTVAKVDVQAEGKPCHLAMIEDITQRKKLTGELIIAKEEAEKSDRIKSAFLASMSHELRTPLNAVIGFSELINKDSKIENILNFTTIINKSGNNLLALIEDLFDISLIETGDVRIENGPFLIQTMLDEVQFIIKSEQAILKKEEITVNINTDLGDINSILISDQNRIKQVLLNLLKNALKFTHSGTVEFGCSEFIQDQIPMLKFHVTDSGIGIPLDKQELIFEVFRQVDESQTRIYGGTGLGLTICKRLINLLGGEIWVESEEEKGASFYFTIPLNKEEVIPNHTTVLQQELGLKGKTILIAEDDATSYWYLVEILEKEGVTCIQAKNGKEAVNYCKTNKDIDLLLMDINMPVMNGYEATKQIKNMTPNLPIIAQTAYAMSGDREKILLTGCDLYLSKPIGKQQLLEAIIMCLDEKNKLTAIQ, encoded by the coding sequence ATGAGAAAGATTCTAGCTATTGACGACAATTTCGATAATTTAATAGTTTATCGTGCCATACTTAAAAGATACTACCCCACTTGCACAATTATTACCTGTCAGTCGGGTTCTGAAGGAATCGAAACGGCAATACAAGAACAGCCTGACACTATTCTTTTAGACATTATTATGCCTGGAATGGATGGTTTTGAGATTTGTGCAAAATTAAAAGAGGAAGCAAAAACAAAGCACATTCCTATTATTTTAATTACCGCCATGCGTGGTGATAAAAAGAGCAGGATTAAAGGATTGGAAATAGGAGCCGATGCATTTCTTTCAAAACCAATTGAGGAAGAAGAATTAATTGCTCAATTGAATGTTATGCTTCGTATTAAAGATGCGGAGGATAAATTAAGAGAGGAAAACAAGGAGCTTAGCGCGGACATTAAAAATAAAATGACCGAATTGGAAGAAAGCAAACGTAAAATGGAAACTTTACTCGATAACCTTCCTGGCTTTGTGTATAGTTGTGCCAACGACCGAGATTGGCAAATGAAGTACATAAGTGAAGGTTGCAAAGAAATTACCGGCTATACTTCTCTTGAATTTACCGAGCAAAAGAAAATTAATTTCAATCAAATTATTCTTCCTGAATATCGTGACTTGTTGTGGGACAAATGGCAGGAAACACTGGGCAGAAAAGGTGTACTTGAAGAAGAATACCCAATTCGAAATAAGGATGGTGAAATACATTGGGTTTGGGAGAGTGGCCGTGGTGTATTTGATGGAGATCAGCTGATCTCATTAGAAGGTTTCATAACTGATATTACCAAACAAAAAAACGCCGAAAATTCACGAAAAACAAGTGAAGCGAAATTTAAAAAGATCTTTGAAGAAGCTCCTTTAGGAATTGCTCTGGTAAACTCTTTGGATGGCAAATTCCTTCAGATAAATTCCAAATATTGTAAAATTGCAGGATACCCAAAAGAGCAATTATCCCATTCCGATTGGCAGTCGCTAACACATCCTGATGACATACAGAAACAATTGGATAACATGGCAATGCTTAACTCTGGCGAAATTTCAGATTTCACGGTAGAAAAAAGATTGTTGCAATCCGACGGATCCCATGTATGGATCACTTTAACCGTTGCGAAAGTAGATGTCCAGGCTGAAGGGAAACCATGTCATTTGGCCATGATAGAAGACATTACCCAAAGAAAAAAACTTACAGGAGAATTGATTATAGCCAAGGAGGAGGCTGAAAAAAGTGATCGGATAAAATCGGCTTTTTTAGCAAGTATGTCTCATGAATTGAGAACGCCACTAAATGCGGTAATCGGATTTTCAGAACTCATTAATAAAGATTCAAAAATAGAAAACATTCTCAATTTTACTACAATAATAAACAAGAGTGGTAATAATTTACTAGCTCTTATCGAAGATCTTTTTGATATATCGCTTATAGAAACGGGAGATGTAAGAATTGAAAATGGACCTTTCCTAATTCAGACTATGCTGGATGAAGTGCAATTCATAATTAAGAGTGAACAAGCTATTCTTAAAAAAGAAGAGATCACGGTCAATATAAATACTGATCTTGGTGACATTAATTCCATCTTAATTTCAGATCAAAATCGGATCAAACAAGTTCTACTCAACCTCTTGAAAAATGCATTGAAATTTACACATTCGGGAACAGTTGAATTCGGCTGTAGTGAATTTATTCAGGATCAAATTCCAATGCTAAAATTTCATGTTACCGATTCAGGAATTGGTATTCCTTTGGATAAACAAGAATTAATTTTCGAAGTATTCAGGCAAGTAGATGAATCGCAAACACGAATATATGGAGGAACCGGTTTAGGATTAACAATCTGTAAGCGTTTAATTAATTTATTGGGAGGGGAAATCTGGGTTGAATCGGAAGAAGAAAAAGGTGCTTCCTTTTATTTCACAATTCCGTTAAATAAGGAAGAAGTAATACCGAACCACACTACAGTACTTCAACAAGAACTCGGTTTAAAGGGAAAAACCATATTAATTGCAGAAGATGATGCAACAAGTTATTGGTATTTAGTAGAAATACTCGAAAAAGAAGGTGTTACTTGCATTCAGGCTAAAAATGGTAAGGAGGCTGTAAATTATTGCAAAACTAATAAAGATATCGATCTACTTTTAATGGACATAAACATGCCTGTAATGAATGGATACGAAGCCACAAAACAAATAAAAAACATGACACCAAACCTTCCGATAATTGCACAAACCGCATATGCTATGTCTGGAGACCGGGAAAAAATACTATTAACAGGTTGCGACTTATATCTTTCAAAACCAATTGGGAAACAACAATTATTAGAAGCAATAATTATGTGTCTTGACGAAAAAAACAAATTAACAGCTATTCAATAA
- a CDS encoding VOC family protein: MAISNQEESQNKPVTSGAHHIGFTVSKLVESAKFFTHILGWTEVGRKPEYPAIFVSDGKIMITLWASIEEPTAAFNRKKNVGLHHFALQVESEESLLQLHKKLETNGIKIEFAPELLNNGSAKHMMCYEPSGIRIEFIWLGN, translated from the coding sequence ATGGCTATATCGAACCAAGAGGAAAGTCAGAATAAACCAGTAACATCGGGTGCTCATCACATTGGATTTACTGTATCTAAATTGGTAGAAAGCGCCAAATTTTTCACCCATATATTGGGATGGACAGAAGTAGGTCGAAAGCCCGAATATCCAGCAATATTTGTGAGTGATGGAAAAATAATGATTACCCTTTGGGCAAGTATCGAGGAGCCTACTGCAGCATTCAATAGAAAAAAGAATGTTGGTTTGCACCATTTTGCCTTGCAGGTTGAATCGGAAGAATCTCTGCTTCAGCTTCACAAAAAACTCGAAACAAACGGAATCAAAATTGAATTTGCACCTGAATTACTCAATAACGGCTCTGCAAAACACATGATGTGTTACGAACCAAGTGGCATTCGGATCGAATTTATTTGGTTGGGAAACTAA
- a CDS encoding CheR family methyltransferase: MPNNLQEEIVSKELHEILSLLFLSTKVDLCGSKPGFLHRRITRRMLATNTNNYSEYLEYLKKNTNEIEALQDILTINVSHFFRNSFTFEYLSKIIIPKIINNKIKANNPTLRIWSAGCSTGEEAYSISILIDNYLQKNNLHINLSIFATDIHQKSLDFAKKGEYPAESLKETKLEIITNYFSQLDGKYTILPKIKEMVHFSAFNLLNNQQYAPEESIYGDFDLILCRNVLIYFNKGYQEIIFNKLYKSMNSSSFLILGEAEEPTGIYEKRFHKESIYFKIYNKL; this comes from the coding sequence ATGCCAAATAATCTCCAAGAGGAAATAGTAAGCAAAGAACTTCATGAAATATTGAGTCTTCTTTTCCTTTCAACGAAGGTTGACCTATGTGGAAGCAAACCTGGTTTCTTGCATCGTAGAATTACAAGAAGAATGTTAGCGACAAATACTAACAACTACTCGGAATATCTGGAATACTTGAAAAAAAATACGAATGAAATTGAAGCTCTGCAAGATATTCTAACAATTAATGTAAGTCACTTTTTCAGAAATTCATTCACCTTTGAGTATCTGTCCAAAATCATTATTCCTAAAATTATCAACAACAAAATAAAGGCAAATAATCCGACACTCCGAATTTGGTCTGCAGGATGCTCTACAGGTGAAGAAGCTTATTCTATTAGCATTCTTATTGATAATTATTTACAGAAAAATAATTTACATATCAACCTAAGTATTTTTGCTACAGATATCCATCAAAAATCATTGGATTTTGCTAAAAAAGGGGAATACCCAGCAGAGTCGTTGAAAGAAACAAAACTTGAAATTATCACTAATTATTTCTCGCAACTTGATGGAAAATATACAATTCTGCCAAAAATTAAGGAGATGGTTCATTTTTCAGCCTTCAACCTTTTAAACAACCAGCAGTATGCTCCGGAGGAAAGTATTTACGGCGATTTCGATTTGATTTTATGCCGAAATGTTTTGATTTATTTCAATAAGGGATATCAGGAAATCATATTTAACAAATTGTATAAATCAATGAATTCGTCAAGCTTTTTAATACTCGGTGAAGCTGAAGAACCAACAGGAATCTATGAAAAAAGATTCCATAAAGAATCAATCTATTTCAAAATATACAACAAATTATAA
- a CDS encoding alpha/beta hydrolase gives MKKQILVILFISFSLFTYAQDTISLPYENPSDVNWVGGEKDYYSEIWTTQVVTNVSIPTMLVYKPSAENNCGAAVIIAPGGALYAHSINSEGKDVAKWLAKKGITAFVLKYRLVPTGEDAVAEISELSKTNPAKISEEVARVIPLSITDGLTAISYVRNHAKEFDIKPDKIGFMGFSAGGAVTMGVAYNYSEENRPDFLVPVYPWTTEMPVQTPQKNSPPMFIVCASDDPLGLAPGSIELYNSYHKMGLNVALHMYSKGGHGFGMRKKGLATDSWIERFYDWSVVEGIAKKK, from the coding sequence ATGAAAAAACAAATTTTAGTAATTCTATTCATCTCTTTCTCTCTGTTCACTTACGCGCAAGATACGATCAGCCTTCCTTACGAAAACCCAAGCGATGTAAATTGGGTAGGTGGTGAGAAAGACTATTACTCTGAAATATGGACAACACAAGTGGTTACGAATGTTTCCATTCCGACTATGCTAGTTTATAAGCCTTCGGCAGAAAACAATTGTGGTGCTGCGGTGATTATTGCTCCCGGTGGTGCGCTTTATGCTCACAGCATTAATAGCGAAGGAAAAGATGTTGCAAAATGGCTTGCAAAAAAAGGAATTACCGCTTTTGTATTAAAATATCGTTTGGTACCAACAGGAGAAGATGCTGTTGCTGAAATTAGCGAATTATCTAAAACCAATCCTGCAAAAATAAGCGAGGAAGTAGCAAGGGTGATTCCACTTTCTATTACTGATGGATTAACAGCAATATCCTACGTAAGAAATCACGCCAAGGAATTTGATATCAAGCCAGATAAAATTGGTTTTATGGGCTTTTCGGCAGGCGGTGCCGTAACTATGGGAGTCGCTTATAATTATTCAGAGGAAAACAGACCTGATTTTTTAGTCCCAGTTTATCCGTGGACAACAGAAATGCCTGTTCAAACTCCTCAAAAAAATTCACCACCCATGTTTATTGTTTGCGCCTCTGATGATCCTCTGGGTTTAGCTCCTGGTTCTATTGAATTATACAACTCGTATCACAAAATGGGTTTAAACGTTGCATTACACATGTACTCAAAAGGTGGTCATGGTTTTGGAATGCGTAAAAAAGGATTGGCAACTGATAGTTGGATTGAACGTTTTTACGATTGGTCGGTTGTGGAAGGTATAGCTAAAAAAAAATAA